The following are from one region of the Luteimonas sp. MC1572 genome:
- the infB gene encoding translation initiation factor IF-2 yields the protein MSQQTTIRKLAELVNTPVEKLLEQLSEAGMSFSNPDQVVTSTEKVKLLGFLRRTHGRTEVVAEDPVAPKKITLNRKSTLTVGGGKNKPTVDVVVRKKVTLVKPGTGPQGMTEDEERADILRKLEESRQRNRDEQERLAADDRRRAEEIEERKRAAADAEAARLRAAAAPVAPEAGDGDAVRKPAATHGHGHPKPAAPRSDDRGAAKPKGARGSHQAPAGGEDDDSAARFAGKMHLSAADRARRSTARPKARPQRGSNRDQSRTGTGFTRPIAPVVREVAIGEAITVADLAQKLAMKGGEVVKALFKMGVMATITQSIDHDTAMLVVEELGHTAVRADADDAESELLAHGEGIQGDKVARPPVVTIMGHVDHGKTSLLDYIRRTKVATGEAGGITQHIGAYHVDTPKGVISFLDTPGHAAFSSMRSRGAKLTDIVVLVVAADDGVMPQTIEAIQHARAAKVPLIIAINKIDKSEADPQRIKNELLTHEIVAEEFGGDTQMVELSAKTGDGVDDLLDAIGLQAEVLELSAVADGRAAGVVIESSLDKGRGPVATVLVQQGMLNKGDYLVCGIEYGRVRALFNESGVQVDGAGPSIPVQVLGLSGVPDAGDDFVVVEDERLAKDVAQQRETKRREQRLVQAAGNRMEDIMAQMGGGQQLELPLVVKADVQGSVEALRQALTALSNDEIRVNIIRSGVGAITESDANSAAASKATIIGFNVRADASARKLIESTGLDLRYFSIIYDVIDQVKQVASGILGVEIREDIIGTAEVREVFRSSKFGAVAGSMVIEGVVKRHKPIRVLRDETVIFEGELESLRRFKENVDEVRVHTECGIGVKAYNDVKPGDKIECFERVEVQRTL from the coding sequence ATGTCGCAGCAAACCACCATCCGCAAGCTGGCCGAACTGGTGAACACGCCGGTCGAGAAACTGCTTGAGCAGCTGTCCGAAGCGGGCATGTCGTTCAGCAATCCCGACCAGGTCGTGACCAGCACCGAGAAGGTGAAGCTCCTCGGCTTCCTGCGCCGGACCCATGGCCGCACCGAAGTGGTGGCCGAGGATCCGGTCGCGCCGAAGAAGATCACCCTCAACCGCAAGAGCACGCTCACCGTGGGCGGCGGCAAGAACAAGCCGACCGTCGACGTCGTCGTGCGCAAGAAGGTCACGCTGGTGAAGCCCGGTACGGGCCCGCAGGGCATGACCGAGGACGAGGAGCGCGCCGACATCCTGCGCAAGCTCGAGGAGTCGCGCCAGCGCAACCGGGACGAGCAGGAGCGCCTGGCCGCCGACGACCGCCGTCGCGCCGAAGAGATCGAGGAGCGCAAGCGCGCTGCAGCCGATGCCGAGGCCGCGCGCCTGCGCGCCGCGGCAGCGCCCGTCGCGCCCGAGGCCGGCGACGGCGATGCCGTCCGCAAGCCCGCAGCGACCCACGGCCATGGCCATCCCAAGCCGGCCGCGCCGCGCAGCGATGACCGCGGTGCCGCCAAGCCCAAGGGCGCACGCGGTTCGCACCAGGCACCCGCCGGTGGCGAGGACGACGACAGCGCCGCGCGCTTCGCCGGCAAGATGCATCTTTCCGCCGCCGATCGTGCGCGCCGCAGCACCGCGCGCCCGAAGGCGCGCCCGCAGCGTGGCAGCAACCGCGACCAGAGCCGCACCGGCACCGGCTTCACCCGGCCGATCGCGCCGGTCGTGCGCGAAGTCGCGATCGGTGAAGCGATCACCGTCGCCGACCTCGCGCAGAAGCTGGCGATGAAGGGCGGCGAGGTGGTCAAGGCGCTGTTCAAGATGGGCGTGATGGCCACCATCACCCAGTCCATCGACCACGACACCGCGATGCTGGTCGTCGAGGAGCTCGGCCACACCGCCGTTCGCGCAGACGCCGACGACGCCGAGAGCGAGCTGCTCGCGCATGGCGAAGGCATCCAGGGCGACAAGGTGGCGCGTCCGCCGGTGGTCACCATCATGGGCCACGTCGACCACGGCAAGACCTCGCTGCTCGACTACATCCGCCGCACCAAGGTTGCCACCGGTGAAGCCGGCGGCATCACCCAGCACATCGGCGCATACCACGTCGATACGCCGAAGGGCGTCATCAGCTTCCTCGACACGCCCGGCCACGCCGCGTTCAGTTCGATGCGTTCGCGCGGCGCCAAGCTCACCGACATCGTGGTGCTGGTGGTTGCGGCCGACGATGGCGTGATGCCGCAGACCATCGAGGCGATCCAGCACGCCAGGGCCGCCAAGGTCCCGCTGATCATCGCCATCAACAAGATCGACAAGTCCGAAGCCGACCCGCAGCGGATCAAGAACGAACTGCTGACCCACGAGATCGTCGCCGAGGAATTCGGCGGCGACACGCAGATGGTCGAGCTGTCGGCCAAGACCGGCGACGGCGTGGACGACCTGCTGGATGCGATCGGCCTGCAGGCCGAGGTGCTCGAGCTGAGCGCGGTCGCCGACGGCCGTGCCGCGGGCGTGGTGATCGAGTCCTCGCTGGACAAGGGTCGCGGCCCGGTGGCCACGGTGCTGGTGCAGCAGGGCATGCTCAACAAGGGCGACTACCTGGTGTGCGGCATCGAGTACGGCCGCGTGCGTGCGCTGTTCAACGAGAGCGGCGTGCAGGTCGACGGCGCCGGCCCGTCCATCCCGGTGCAGGTGCTGGGCCTTTCGGGCGTGCCCGATGCCGGCGACGATTTCGTGGTGGTCGAGGACGAGCGCCTCGCCAAGGACGTGGCCCAGCAGCGCGAGACCAAGCGCCGCGAGCAGCGCCTGGTGCAGGCCGCGGGCAACCGCATGGAAGACATCATGGCGCAGATGGGCGGCGGCCAGCAGCTCGAGCTGCCGCTGGTGGTCAAGGCCGACGTGCAGGGCTCGGTGGAAGCACTGCGCCAGGCGCTCACCGCGCTCTCCAACGACGAGATCCGGGTCAACATCATCCGCTCGGGCGTGGGTGCGATCACCGAGTCCGATGCCAACTCCGCGGCCGCCTCCAAGGCCACGATCATCGGCTTCAACGTCCGCGCCGATGCGTCGGCACGCAAGCTGATCGAATCCACCGGCCTCGACCTGCGCTACTTCTCGATCATCTATGACGTGATCGACCAGGTGAAGCAGGTGGCGTCGGGCATCCTCGGCGTCGAGATCCGCGAGGACATCATCGGCACCGCCGAGGTGCGCGAGGTGTTCCGCAGCTCCAAGTTCGGCGCGGTCGCCGGCAGCATGGTCATCGAGGGCGTGGTCAAGCGCCACAAGCCGATCCGCGTGCTGCGCGACGAGACGGTCATCTTCGAGGGCGAGCTGGAATCGCTGCGCCGCTTCAAGGAGAACGTCGACGAGGTCCGCGTCCATACCGAGTGCGGCATCGGCGTGAAGGCGTACAACGACGTCAAGCCGGGCGACAAGATCGAGTGCTTCGAGCGCGTCGAGGTCCAGCGCACGCTGTGA
- the nusA gene encoding transcription termination factor NusA has product MSKELLLVVDAVANEKGVPESVILEAIEAALATAAKKRYLEQDVLTRVTIDSKDGNYETFRRWEVVADDVVMESPDRQIRLMDAIDEAEGVEVGDYIEEQIENVDFGRIAAQAAKQVIVQRVREAERQQVVDAWKDRVGELVTGVVKRVERGNVFVDLGGNAEAFIPKDKAIPRDVVRAGDRIRGYLYDVRSEPRGPQLFISRAAPEFMMELFKLEVPEVGQGLVEIKACARDPGDRAKIAVVAYDTRTDPIGACIGMRGSRVQAVSNELNGERVDIVLWSDNPAQFVINAMAPAEVQSIVVDEDKHSMDLAVAEDRLAQAIGKGGQNVRLASRLSGWQLNVMTQDQVAAKSDAEQATARALFQEKLEVDEEIATILVTEGFSTVEEIAYVPVGELLAVEGFDEDIVEELRARARDALLNDALAVAEELDENAPADDLLQLEGMDDETAFALASHGVRTSEDLSDLAADEVLEFGIEGLGLERAAALILAARAEEIARLESEG; this is encoded by the coding sequence ATGAGCAAGGAACTGTTGCTGGTCGTCGACGCCGTCGCCAATGAAAAGGGCGTGCCGGAGTCGGTCATCCTTGAGGCCATCGAGGCCGCACTGGCCACCGCGGCCAAGAAGCGCTACCTCGAGCAGGACGTGCTGACGCGCGTGACCATCGATTCCAAGGACGGCAACTACGAAACGTTCCGCCGCTGGGAAGTGGTGGCCGACGACGTGGTGATGGAGTCCCCGGACCGCCAGATCCGCCTGATGGACGCGATCGACGAGGCCGAGGGCGTCGAGGTCGGCGACTACATCGAGGAGCAGATCGAGAACGTCGACTTCGGTCGCATCGCGGCGCAGGCGGCCAAGCAGGTGATCGTGCAGCGCGTGCGCGAGGCCGAGCGGCAGCAGGTCGTGGATGCCTGGAAGGACCGTGTCGGCGAGCTGGTCACCGGCGTGGTCAAGCGCGTCGAGCGCGGCAACGTCTTCGTCGACCTCGGTGGCAACGCCGAAGCCTTCATCCCCAAGGACAAGGCGATCCCGCGCGACGTCGTGCGCGCCGGCGACCGCATCCGCGGCTACCTGTACGACGTGCGCAGCGAGCCGCGCGGCCCGCAGCTGTTCATCAGCCGCGCCGCGCCTGAATTCATGATGGAACTGTTCAAGCTCGAAGTGCCGGAAGTCGGCCAGGGCCTGGTGGAAATCAAGGCCTGCGCGCGTGATCCCGGCGACCGCGCCAAGATCGCCGTCGTGGCCTATGACACCCGCACCGATCCGATCGGCGCCTGCATCGGCATGCGCGGTTCGCGCGTGCAGGCCGTGAGCAACGAGCTCAACGGCGAGCGCGTCGACATCGTGCTGTGGTCGGACAACCCGGCGCAGTTCGTGATCAATGCCATGGCGCCGGCGGAAGTGCAGTCGATCGTGGTCGACGAGGACAAGCACTCGATGGACCTCGCGGTGGCCGAAGACCGCCTCGCGCAGGCGATCGGCAAGGGCGGCCAGAACGTGCGCCTCGCCAGCCGCCTGTCGGGCTGGCAGCTCAACGTGATGACCCAGGACCAGGTGGCCGCGAAGTCCGATGCCGAGCAGGCCACGGCGCGCGCCCTGTTCCAGGAGAAGCTCGAGGTCGACGAGGAAATCGCCACGATCCTGGTCACCGAAGGCTTCAGCACGGTCGAGGAAATCGCCTACGTGCCGGTCGGCGAGCTGCTGGCGGTGGAGGGCTTCGACGAGGACATCGTCGAGGAACTGCGCGCCCGCGCCCGCGACGCGCTGCTCAACGACGCGCTGGCTGTCGCCGAAGAGCTCGACGAGAACGCGCCGGCGGACGACCTGCTGCAGCTCGAAGGCATGGACGACGAGACCGCGTTCGCGCTGGCGTCGCACGGCGTGCGCACCAGCGAGGACCTGTCCGACCTGGCCGCCGACGAAGTGCTGGAGTTCGGCATCGAGGGCCTCGGGCTCGAGCGTGCCGCCGCCCTGATCCTCGCCGCGCGCGCCGAAGAGATCGCGCGTTTGGAAAGCGAGGGCTGA
- the rimP gene encoding ribosome maturation factor RimP — protein MTDKSTDIANLLSPTVAALGLELLGVEYLSAPGSAVVRLYIERPGAETSAETQGVGIEDCEAVSREVSAQLDVEDPISGNYTLEVSSPGVDRLLFKSAHFARFLGEQAKVTLQLPQEGRRRLTGRIAAVEGETITFEVDGQPIAVAAGNIDKARLVPDWVALGYGPAKDASGRDDRPGKGTPHNRQTNKPAASKPSRAE, from the coding sequence GTGACGGACAAATCAACCGACATCGCCAACCTGCTGTCTCCGACCGTGGCCGCGTTGGGGCTGGAACTGCTGGGCGTGGAATACCTGTCGGCGCCCGGCAGTGCCGTGGTGCGCCTCTACATCGAGCGTCCCGGCGCCGAAACGTCAGCGGAAACGCAGGGCGTGGGGATCGAGGACTGCGAGGCCGTGAGCCGCGAGGTCTCGGCCCAGCTCGACGTCGAGGATCCGATCAGCGGCAACTACACGCTTGAAGTGTCGTCGCCGGGCGTGGACCGCCTGCTGTTCAAGTCGGCACACTTCGCGCGGTTCCTTGGCGAGCAGGCCAAGGTCACCCTGCAGCTGCCGCAGGAAGGCCGTCGCCGCCTGACGGGGCGGATCGCGGCGGTGGAAGGCGAGACCATCACATTTGAAGTCGACGGCCAGCCGATCGCGGTGGCCGCCGGCAATATCGACAAGGCGCGGCTGGTACCCGACTGGGTCGCCCTCGGCTACGGGCCGGCGAAGGACGCCTCCGGGCGTGACGACCGCCCCGGCAAGGGCACGCCGCACAACAGACAAACCAACAAGCCGGCGGCCTCCAAGCCGTCCCGTGCGGAGTGA
- the nuoN gene encoding NADH-quinone oxidoreductase subunit NuoN yields MTPPIRTLADIAPLAPEFVVVLGAFALLMLDLFIGERRRVVTHVLAVLVLVAAAVLAFTGVGGQGTVLGGMFVRDPVADVLKTVLVLLSAASLVYAWSFMRERDLYKGELPVLVMFATAGMMLLVSAGNLTLVYVGLELLALCQYALVAIDRDSPVASEAGMKYFVLGALASGLLLYGMSLVYGATGTLDLATLRETAMGLEGGTATLLLTGTAFMVVGICFKFGAAPFHMWLPDAYHGAPTPITLFIGSAPKLAVFGMAYRLLEDGLGGGALQDQWQLLLAGIAALSLVVGNLFAIAQANLKRMLAYSTVSHVGFLLLGFAGGGVEGYAAAMFYAISYALMAAAAFGAIIVLSNRGFEADRIDDFRGLNARSPWMAGLVLCIMASMAGVPPFLGFWAKLAVLRAALQGDLMWLAIVGIVFAVVGAFYYLRVIKVMYFDEPVGAPLKARDDAPLRALFAVNALSLLALGVFWNPVMAWCQAAFAA; encoded by the coding sequence ATGACCCCGCCCATCCGGACGCTGGCCGACATCGCGCCGCTGGCGCCCGAGTTCGTGGTGGTGCTTGGCGCGTTTGCGCTGCTGATGCTCGACCTGTTCATCGGCGAGCGCCGCCGTGTGGTGACCCACGTGCTGGCCGTGCTGGTGCTGGTGGCCGCCGCGGTGCTGGCGTTCACCGGCGTCGGCGGGCAGGGCACCGTGCTCGGCGGCATGTTCGTGCGCGACCCGGTCGCCGACGTGCTGAAGACCGTGCTGGTGCTGCTGAGTGCCGCGTCGCTGGTCTATGCCTGGTCGTTCATGCGCGAACGCGACCTCTACAAGGGCGAACTGCCGGTGCTGGTGATGTTCGCCACCGCCGGCATGATGCTGCTGGTCTCGGCCGGCAACCTGACCCTGGTCTACGTCGGCCTGGAGCTGCTGGCCCTGTGCCAGTACGCGCTGGTGGCGATCGACCGCGACAGCCCGGTCGCGTCCGAGGCGGGCATGAAGTACTTCGTGCTCGGCGCGCTGGCATCCGGCCTGCTGCTGTACGGCATGTCGCTGGTCTACGGCGCCACCGGCACCTTGGACCTGGCGACCCTGCGCGAAACGGCGATGGGTCTCGAAGGCGGCACGGCTACCCTGCTGCTCACCGGCACCGCGTTTATGGTGGTCGGCATCTGCTTCAAGTTCGGCGCCGCGCCATTCCACATGTGGCTGCCCGACGCGTACCACGGTGCGCCCACGCCGATCACCCTGTTCATCGGCTCGGCGCCCAAGCTCGCCGTGTTCGGCATGGCCTACCGCCTGCTCGAGGACGGCCTTGGCGGCGGTGCGCTGCAGGACCAGTGGCAGCTGCTGCTGGCCGGCATCGCCGCGCTGTCGCTGGTGGTCGGCAACCTGTTCGCGATCGCGCAGGCCAACCTGAAGCGGATGCTGGCGTACTCCACCGTGTCGCACGTCGGCTTCCTGCTGCTCGGCTTCGCCGGCGGCGGGGTGGAAGGCTACGCGGCGGCGATGTTCTATGCGATCAGCTACGCGCTCATGGCGGCGGCGGCGTTTGGCGCGATCATCGTGCTGTCCAACCGCGGCTTCGAGGCCGACCGGATCGACGACTTCCGCGGCCTGAATGCGCGCAGTCCGTGGATGGCCGGGCTGGTGCTCTGCATCATGGCCTCGATGGCCGGCGTGCCGCCGTTCCTCGGGTTCTGGGCCAAGCTCGCCGTGCTGCGCGCGGCACTGCAGGGCGACCTGATGTGGCTGGCGATCGTCGGCATCGTGTTCGCTGTGGTGGGTGCGTTCTATTACCTGCGCGTCATCAAGGTCATGTACTTCGACGAGCCGGTGGGTGCCCCCTTGAAGGCCCGCGACGACGCACCGCTGCGCGCCCTGTTCGCGGTCAATGCCTTGTCGCTGCTGGCGCTGGGCGTGTTCTGGAACCCGGTGATGGCCTGGTGCCAGGCGGCGTTCGCCGCCTGA
- a CDS encoding NADH-quinone oxidoreductase subunit M: protein MSNWPLLSILIWLPILGGALVLALGNSRANAARWLSLAIALVAFAISIPLFTGFDPAVVGMQFVEAREWIPAYDIQYHLGGDGISVALIILTTLVTALVLVGAWTSIDKRVSQYYAAMLILEGLMIGVFSAVDAMLFYVFFEGMLIPMFIIIGVWGGPRRVYASVKFFLYTFLGSVFMLVGLIYLYLKAGSWQLPDLYALPLDATEQAWLFFAFLIAFAVKVPMFPVHTWLPDAHVEAPTGGSVILAAIMLKIGGYGFLRFSLPIVPDAGHEWAWLMIALSLIAVVYVGMVALVQDDMKKLIAYSSVAHMGFVTLGTFIAFALVRDVGNTDAARLGLQGAMVQMVSHGFISGAMFSCVGVLYDRMHTRMIRDYGGVANVMPWFAVLFVFFGMANAGLPGTSGFVGEFMIVLASFQHHPLIAFTAALTLIISAGYTLWLVKRVLYGEIGNAHVAEMKDINGREILVLGVFAAGVLLIGVWPKPLIDLMEPSIAQLATMLANSKL, encoded by the coding sequence GTGTCGAACTGGCCTCTCCTCAGCATCCTCATCTGGCTGCCGATCCTCGGTGGCGCGCTGGTGCTCGCGCTCGGCAACAGCCGCGCCAACGCCGCCCGCTGGCTGTCGCTGGCGATCGCGCTGGTGGCGTTCGCCATCAGCATCCCGCTCTTCACGGGCTTCGACCCCGCCGTGGTCGGCATGCAGTTCGTCGAGGCGCGCGAGTGGATCCCCGCCTACGACATCCAGTACCACCTGGGCGGCGATGGCATCTCGGTCGCGCTGATCATCCTCACCACGCTGGTCACCGCGCTGGTGCTGGTGGGCGCGTGGACTTCGATCGACAAGCGTGTCAGCCAGTACTACGCGGCGATGCTGATCCTCGAGGGCCTGATGATCGGCGTGTTCTCGGCGGTCGACGCCATGCTCTTCTATGTGTTCTTCGAAGGCATGCTGATCCCGATGTTCATCATCATCGGCGTGTGGGGCGGGCCGCGGCGCGTGTACGCGTCGGTCAAGTTCTTCCTGTACACCTTCCTCGGCTCGGTGTTCATGCTGGTCGGGCTGATCTACCTCTACCTGAAGGCCGGCAGCTGGCAGTTGCCCGACCTGTACGCGCTTCCGCTCGATGCCACCGAGCAGGCCTGGCTGTTCTTCGCGTTCCTGATCGCGTTCGCGGTCAAGGTGCCGATGTTCCCGGTACACACGTGGTTGCCGGACGCGCACGTCGAGGCGCCGACCGGCGGCTCGGTGATCCTGGCGGCGATCATGCTGAAGATCGGCGGCTACGGCTTCCTGCGCTTCAGCCTGCCGATCGTGCCCGACGCCGGCCACGAGTGGGCCTGGCTGATGATCGCGCTGTCGCTGATCGCCGTGGTCTACGTGGGCATGGTGGCGCTGGTGCAGGACGACATGAAGAAGCTCATCGCCTATTCGTCGGTCGCGCACATGGGCTTCGTGACGCTGGGTACCTTCATCGCCTTCGCGCTGGTGCGCGATGTCGGCAACACCGATGCGGCGCGGCTCGGCCTGCAGGGTGCGATGGTGCAGATGGTGTCGCACGGGTTCATCTCGGGCGCCATGTTCAGCTGCGTCGGCGTGCTCTACGACCGCATGCACACGCGCATGATCCGCGACTACGGCGGCGTGGCCAACGTGATGCCGTGGTTCGCCGTGCTGTTCGTGTTCTTCGGCATGGCCAACGCCGGCCTGCCGGGCACGTCCGGCTTCGTGGGCGAATTCATGATCGTGCTGGCGTCGTTCCAGCACCACCCGCTGATCGCCTTCACCGCCGCGCTGACGCTCATCATCAGTGCCGGTTACACGCTGTGGCTGGTCAAGCGCGTGCTGTACGGCGAGATCGGCAATGCCCATGTCGCCGAGATGAAGGACATCAACGGCCGCGAGATCCTGGTGCTGGGCGTGTTCGCCGCCGGCGTGCTGCTCATCGGCGTGTGGCCCAAGCCCCTGATCGACCTGATGGAACCGTCCATCGCGCAACTGGCGACCATGCTCGCCAACAGCAAGCTTTGA
- the nuoL gene encoding NADH-quinone oxidoreductase subunit L gives MPVTEILISKTVLLAIVLAPLLGAILAGLFGRQVGRAGSHTITILGVAVSCALSGHVLWQLAGQGASPFNENIYTWFQVAGYEAHVGFMVDKLTAMMMVVVTFVSLLVHVYTIGYMAEDPGYQRFFSYISLFTFSMLTLVMSNNFFQLFFGWEAVGLVSYLLIGFWFKRPSAIFANMKAFVVNRVGDFGFLLGIAGVLYWFGTLDYATVFANASDRIGGGQVIEIFDGHAWSAATVVCICLFVGAMGKSAQVPLHVWLPDSMEGPTPISALIHAATMVTAGIFMVARMSPLFELSETALQFVLFIGATTAFFTGLIGIVQNDIKRVIAYSTLSQLGYMTVALGVSAYSAAVFHLMTHAFFKALLFLGAGSVIIALHHEQDMRRMGGLRKYMPVTFWTMLLGTLALIGTPFFSGFYSKDTIIEAAKHASASMGWVGTYGYWAVLAGAFVTSFYSFRLLYLTFFGRERFRDAPADDHGHDAAHHDDDHAHHGPVEPRESPWVVTLPLVLLAIPSVLIGFFTAGPMLFGTDWSGHHEVLPFFLGAIDVAAARDTVAMVGEAMWHGPVAFATHGFMAPAFVLTVAGFVLATVMYWWKPELATRARRVFALPVKVLEKKYWADDLWIGGLAGGSVLLGEASNLVDRRVIDGAIVNGSANSVGLAARVLRKLQTGRLPDYAFAMILGLIVLLAVVIHYWT, from the coding sequence ATGCCTGTCACGGAAATCCTGATCTCGAAGACGGTGCTGCTGGCGATCGTGCTGGCTCCGCTGCTGGGCGCCATCCTCGCCGGCCTGTTCGGCCGCCAGGTGGGTCGCGCCGGCTCGCACACCATCACCATCCTCGGCGTCGCCGTGAGCTGCGCGCTGTCGGGCCATGTGCTCTGGCAGCTCGCGGGGCAGGGCGCCTCGCCGTTCAACGAGAACATCTACACCTGGTTCCAGGTGGCGGGCTACGAAGCGCACGTCGGCTTCATGGTCGACAAGCTGACCGCGATGATGATGGTCGTGGTGACCTTCGTGTCGCTGCTGGTGCATGTCTACACCATCGGCTACATGGCCGAGGACCCGGGCTACCAGCGCTTCTTCAGCTACATCAGCCTGTTCACGTTCTCGATGCTGACGCTGGTGATGTCGAACAACTTCTTCCAGCTGTTCTTCGGCTGGGAAGCGGTGGGCTTGGTCTCGTACCTGCTGATCGGATTCTGGTTCAAGCGCCCGTCGGCGATCTTCGCCAACATGAAGGCGTTCGTGGTCAACCGCGTCGGCGACTTCGGCTTCCTGCTCGGCATCGCCGGCGTGCTGTACTGGTTCGGCACCCTCGATTACGCCACGGTGTTCGCCAACGCCAGCGACCGCATCGGCGGTGGCCAGGTGATCGAGATCTTCGACGGCCACGCCTGGTCGGCGGCCACGGTCGTATGCATCTGCCTGTTCGTGGGCGCGATGGGCAAGTCGGCGCAGGTGCCGCTGCACGTGTGGCTCCCGGACTCGATGGAAGGCCCGACCCCGATCTCGGCGCTGATCCACGCCGCGACCATGGTCACCGCCGGCATCTTCATGGTGGCGCGCATGTCGCCGCTGTTCGAGCTGTCGGAGACCGCGCTGCAGTTCGTGCTGTTCATCGGCGCCACCACCGCGTTCTTCACCGGCCTGATCGGCATCGTGCAGAACGACATCAAGCGCGTGATCGCGTACTCCACGCTGTCGCAGCTTGGCTACATGACCGTGGCGCTGGGCGTGTCGGCGTACTCGGCGGCGGTGTTCCACCTGATGACCCACGCCTTCTTCAAGGCGCTGCTGTTCCTCGGCGCGGGCTCGGTGATCATCGCGCTGCACCACGAGCAGGACATGCGCCGCATGGGCGGCCTGCGCAAGTACATGCCGGTCACCTTCTGGACGATGCTGCTCGGCACGCTGGCCCTGATCGGCACGCCGTTCTTCAGCGGCTTCTACTCGAAGGACACCATCATCGAAGCGGCCAAGCACGCCTCCGCGAGCATGGGCTGGGTGGGTACCTACGGCTACTGGGCCGTGCTGGCCGGCGCGTTCGTGACCTCGTTCTACAGCTTCCGCCTGCTGTACCTGACGTTCTTCGGCCGCGAACGCTTCCGCGACGCGCCGGCCGACGACCACGGCCATGACGCGGCCCACCACGATGACGACCACGCGCATCACGGCCCGGTCGAACCGCGCGAATCGCCGTGGGTGGTCACGCTGCCGCTGGTGCTGCTGGCGATTCCGTCGGTGCTGATCGGCTTCTTCACCGCGGGCCCGATGCTGTTCGGCACCGACTGGAGCGGCCACCACGAGGTGCTCCCGTTCTTCCTCGGCGCGATCGACGTCGCCGCCGCGCGCGACACGGTGGCGATGGTGGGCGAAGCGATGTGGCACGGGCCGGTGGCCTTCGCCACGCACGGCTTCATGGCGCCTGCTTTCGTGCTGACCGTGGCCGGCTTCGTGCTCGCGACCGTCATGTACTGGTGGAAGCCGGAGCTCGCGACCAGGGCGCGCCGCGTGTTCGCGCTGCCGGTCAAGGTGCTGGAGAAGAAGTACTGGGCCGACGACCTGTGGATCGGTGGCCTGGCTGGCGGCAGCGTGCTGCTGGGCGAGGCTTCCAACCTTGTCGATCGCCGCGTGATCGACGGGGCCATTGTCAACGGCTCCGCGAACAGCGTCGGCCTGGCAGCGCGCGTGCTGCGCAAGCTGCAGACCGGGCGCCTGCCCGACTATGCATTCGCGATGATCCTCGGCCTGATCGTGCTCCTGGCCGTTGTCATCCACTACTGGACCTGA
- the nuoK gene encoding NADH-quinone oxidoreductase subunit NuoK, which yields MGQGLALGHYLALGAVLFCISVAGIYLNRKNVIVLLMSLELMLLAVNINFVAFSREMNDAAGQVFVFFILTVAAAEAAIGLAILVTLFRNRRTINVAELDTLKG from the coding sequence ATGGGACAGGGCCTGGCCCTCGGCCACTACCTGGCGCTCGGTGCGGTGCTGTTCTGCATCAGCGTTGCCGGCATCTACCTCAACCGCAAGAACGTGATCGTGCTGCTGATGTCGCTCGAGCTGATGCTGCTCGCGGTGAACATCAATTTCGTCGCGTTCTCGCGTGAGATGAACGACGCGGCGGGGCAGGTGTTCGTGTTCTTCATCCTCACCGTGGCCGCGGCCGAGGCCGCCATCGGCCTGGCCATCCTGGTCACCCTGTTCCGCAACCGGCGCACCATCAACGTCGCCGAACTCGACACGTTGAAGGGCTGA
- a CDS encoding NADH-quinone oxidoreductase subunit J codes for MDFALLAFLAFASVTVVSAVAVISVRNPVHAALFLVLTFFTVACTWIIAGAEFLGVALVLVYVGAVMVLFLFVVMMLDIDEEQMHQGFVRHLPVGLLVAVVMLVEILTLIGVKAFVATPFAADPAVDSVEVSNTVWIARRLFTDFLLPFEVAAVILTVAVIAAVTLTLRRREGTKHQNPAQQARVRAGDRLRMVKMSSSVHVADDTPAPDAGGEEK; via the coding sequence ATGGACTTCGCCCTTCTCGCTTTCCTGGCATTCGCCTCGGTCACCGTGGTGTCGGCCGTGGCCGTGATCAGCGTCCGCAACCCGGTGCACGCCGCGCTGTTCCTGGTGCTGACCTTCTTCACCGTGGCCTGCACCTGGATCATCGCCGGCGCCGAGTTCCTGGGCGTCGCGCTGGTGCTGGTGTACGTGGGCGCGGTGATGGTGCTGTTCCTGTTCGTGGTGATGATGCTCGACATCGACGAAGAACAGATGCACCAGGGCTTCGTGCGCCACCTGCCGGTCGGCCTGCTGGTCGCGGTGGTGATGCTGGTCGAGATCCTCACCCTGATCGGCGTCAAGGCGTTCGTTGCCACCCCGTTCGCCGCGGATCCCGCGGTGGACAGCGTGGAGGTGTCCAACACCGTCTGGATCGCGCGCCGCCTGTTCACCGACTTCCTGCTGCCGTTCGAGGTCGCCGCGGTGATCCTGACCGTGGCCGTGATCGCCGCGGTCACCCTGACGCTGCGCCGCCGCGAGGGGACCAAGCACCAGAATCCCGCGCAGCAGGCGCGCGTGCGTGCCGGCGATCGCCTGCGCATGGTCAAGATGTCGTCCTCGGTGCACGTGGCCGACGACACCCCGGCGCCCGACGCCGGCGGGGAGGAGAAGTAA